The window GCTACCGTGGGCCACGAGTGAGCTCATTTACGTGGGCAGCTTGACGCTGCTGTGTGACCGCTGGAGGCAAGCGCGAAGGGGACACAGCGGCCAGCCTGTCCCCGCTGCGCGGCCTGCGTGTGCAGGCGAGTAGGGGGCCAGGGCTGGCGAGGCAGGCGGAAAGAGCGAGAGCAGCCTTGCAGCGTTGCTGCCCTCACAagtctcttctccttcctttcagaTATATgttggggaaaggaggaaagcgGAAGTTTGACGAGCATGAAGATGGGTTGGAAGGCAAAGTGGTGTCTCCTACTGACGGTCCCTCTAAGGTCTCTTACACCTTACAGCGTCAGACTATCTTCAACATTTCCCTTATGAAACTTTATAACCACAGGCCATTAACGGAGCCAAGCTTGCAAaagacagttttaattaacaacaTGTTGAGGCGAATCCAGGAGGAACTCAAACAAGAAGGCAGCTTGAGGCCTGTGTTCGTCACCGCGTCGCAGCCCACCGACCCGCTCGGCGACAACTTCCGGGAGGCGCAGCCGGCGTTCAGCCACCTCGCcgcccagcccctgctccccacTGACTTGGTAAGCACTACGCCCTTGGAGGCTTGCCTCACCCCCGCCTCGCTGCTCGAGGACGACACTTTTTGCACTTCCCAGACTGTCCAGCACGATGGTCCGACAAAACTACCACCTCCTGCTCTCCAACCAGTAAAGGACAGCTTCTCCTCAGCCTTGGACGAAATCGAGGAGCTTTGTCCGGCACCTACCTCCGCAGAGGCAGTAGCAGTAGCAGCCGAAACCGCAGCGGACGACTCGAAAGACCACCCCAGCGAGTCCAGCATGCAAAAGCCCGAGGGCGTCCCGGAGAGCAGACCGGCAGAACCGAAGCTCATGGACTCGCTACCTGGCAATTTTGAGATCACGACTTCCACAGGTTTCCTCACAGACTTGACCCTGGATGATATCCTGTTCGCTGACATTGATACGTCCATGTATGATTTTGACCCCTGCACGTCTGCCACGGGGGCGGCCTCAAAAATGGCCCCCGTCTCCGCAGATGAGCTCCTAAAAACTCTTGCTCCATACAGCAGTCAACCAGTAACTCCAAATCAGCCTTTCAAAATGGACCTCACAGAACTGGATCACATAATGGAGGTGCTTGTTGGGTCTTAAAATATagcaactctctctctctttctctctctctctcgctctcgctctctctctttgttttttttttgtttttttttaattttaagtaccAGTATATACACTTGGTAGTATTTCCATAGTCCCTCCTGCCCTGGATTCACAGCACTGTGCATGCGtccttgcttgccttttttgcaaagaaaaggatCACACTAGTTTTTGCTTCAAGCAGAGTTGGAGTGCCTTCATCCATGTATGACCActtctaatgtattttttttaaagtggttcCTCAAGGAAGACCGAATACCCTGGTATAGGAAAGAATATGTATTGTAGACAATGTTatgttattacaaaaaaaaaaaattgtaaaagctAAGCACAAGGATTATGTTGGGGAAAGCTGTAAATTGCATGTGCATATTTGTCTATTTTTTCTATAAGTTTTATTGCAAGAGGTAAAAAAATTTTATTATTTAGATAATCTCAATACCATTTTAGCCCTGTATAGGTTGACTTAGCAATTCAGCCTTTTGGAGGCATTAACCTGCTCCTCTTTAAGTGTTGCATTTACATGGCTGTTTAGAAACTGCTGCccaaatttat is drawn from Apteryx mantelli isolate bAptMan1 chromosome 3, bAptMan1.hap1, whole genome shotgun sequence and contains these coding sequences:
- the SERTAD2 gene encoding SERTA domain-containing protein 2 isoform X1, giving the protein MRYMLGKGGKRKFDEHEDGLEGKVVSPTDGPSKVSYTLQRQTIFNISLMKLYNHRPLTEPSLQKTVLINNMLRRIQEELKQEGSLRPVFVTASQPTDPLGDNFREAQPAFSHLAAQPLLPTDLVSTTPLEACLTPASLLEDDTFCTSQTVQHDGPTKLPPPALQPVKDSFSSALDEIEELCPAPTSAEAVAVAAETAADDSKDHPSESSMQKPEGVPESRPAEPKLMDSLPGNFEITTSTGFLTDLTLDDILFADIDTSMYDFDPCTSATGAASKMAPVSADELLKTLAPYSSQPVTPNQPFKMDLTELDHIMEVLVGS
- the SERTAD2 gene encoding SERTA domain-containing protein 2 isoform X2; translated protein: MLGKGGKRKFDEHEDGLEGKVVSPTDGPSKVSYTLQRQTIFNISLMKLYNHRPLTEPSLQKTVLINNMLRRIQEELKQEGSLRPVFVTASQPTDPLGDNFREAQPAFSHLAAQPLLPTDLVSTTPLEACLTPASLLEDDTFCTSQTVQHDGPTKLPPPALQPVKDSFSSALDEIEELCPAPTSAEAVAVAAETAADDSKDHPSESSMQKPEGVPESRPAEPKLMDSLPGNFEITTSTGFLTDLTLDDILFADIDTSMYDFDPCTSATGAASKMAPVSADELLKTLAPYSSQPVTPNQPFKMDLTELDHIMEVLVGS